The Saccharomycodes ludwigii strain NBRC 1722 chromosome II, whole genome shotgun sequence genome window below encodes:
- the SEN34 gene encoding tRNA splicing endonuclease subunit SEN34 (similar to Saccharomyces cerevisiae YAR008W | SEN34 | Splicing ENdonuclease), producing MSKNNDTSQSIPIYIADNLPSLPVTNDDNVTHSDIPLLFDIQAIKKLRYEMDILGVLIGTLPSASQQNLFLSIPLRLMVEEAIWLVNSGKCYFKKLNYITNTGANCDDELPKKYMHSIKNLQEIELKKYMKRQFEYKYKLKLEKEAQFCNTKVKSDAMITRTDFEKHYKKMEPSLFIPISNTSSLIAHDEHSYRKYQADKEFSDRMVRYLYKRYKYDYVVYKHLREYKREQRCVEDMEEGKDSDSERFYISPGSKFGGRFIVYPGDPLRYHSHMIIQSPKLITTDNNSSDTTDGIDLLELVCSGRLGTGVKKTCVYPFINVTKVAKDITTDQSSIDNCSFYSIEWSGFG from the coding sequence ATGTCGAAGAACAATGATACTTCTCAAAGTATTCCAATTTATATAGCTGATAATTTGCCATCATTACCCGTCACTAATGATGATAACGTTACCCACAGTGATATCCCATTGCTTTTTGATATACAAGCTATTAAGAAGCTAAGATATGAAATGGACATTTTGGGTGTTTTAATAGGTACACTACCATCGGCATCACAACAGAATTTATTCCTTAGCATACCTTTAAGATTGATGGTAGAAGAAGCCATATGGCTAGTTAACTCTGGGAAATGTTACTTtaagaaattaaattatattaccAATACTGGTGCAAACTGTGATGATGAATTACCTAAGAAATACATGCATTCCATCAAAAATTTGCAAGAAATCGAgctgaaaaaatatatgaaaagGCAATTTgaatacaaatataaattgaaaCTGGAGAAGGAAGCCCAATTTTGTAACACCAAGGTGAAAAGTGATGCGATGATTACCCGCACAGATTTTGAAAAGCATTACAAGAAGATGGAGCCTAGCTTATTTATTCCAATATCGAATACTTCATCATTAATAGCACATGATGAACATAGCTACAGGAAGTACCAAGCTGATAAAGAATTCAGTGACAGGATGGTAcgttatttatataaaaggTATAAATATGATTATGTTGTGTATAAACACTTACGCGAATATAAACGTGAGCAGAGATGTGTAGAAGATATGGAAGAGGGCAAGGATAGTGACAGTGAAAGATTTTATATATCACCTGGTTCCAAATTTGGTGGTAGATTTATAGTTTATCCTGGAGATCCGTTGAGATACCATTCTCATATGATTATTCAAAGTCCAAAACTAATAACAACTGATAACAATAGTTCAGACACTACTGATGGAATTGACTTATTAGAGTTGGTTTGTTCTGGCCGATTAGGTACCGGTGTAAAGAAAACGTGTGTTTATCCATTTATAAATGTTACCAAAGTTGCTAAAGATATAACAACAGACCAATCTAGCATTGATAATTGtagtttttattcaattgaGTGGTCTGGATTTGGTTAG
- a CDS encoding NAD(P)-dependent alcohol dehydrogenase (similar to Saccharomyces cerevisiae YMR318C | ADH6 | Alcohol DeHydrogenase), producing MSAPSSTTVNYPEEFKGFAITDPKDWANPKLTSYQPKKLDDYDIDIEIECCGICASELFSLKNEWADGPLTCLSSTYGPKSQVVGHEIVGKVVKVGARADLYKIGDRVGLGAQAFSCLDCPRCKSDNEQYCPKAVGTYCKKYADGYVSQGGYASHVRAHQHFCFPIPDGLPSEYVSPLLCGGLTVYSPIKRNIEHLEEPTVAIIGIGGLGHMAIMIAKALGAKVVAFSRSYSKKEDAIKMGADEFVATGDNSIDWSAKYFDAFDLILNCASSTTGLELNKLLPCLKVNKNFISVGLPHKGEVLDLKPISFFTNGCCLGSSKLGNRREAIELLELAKEKGFRPWVERIPISEQGIHEGLTRLDKGDVRYRFTLVDFHKFFGTGK from the coding sequence atgtccGCACCATCAAGCACCACAGTCAATTATCCAGAAGAGTTCAAAGGGTTTGCCATTACAGACCCAAAAGATTGGGCTAATCCTAAACTAACTTCATACCagccaaaaaaattagatgaTTACGATATTGATATAGAAATCGAATGCTGTGGTATTTGTGCCAGTGAATTGTTTagtttgaaaaatgaatgGGCTGATGGTCCATTAACATGTTTGTCTTCTACTTATGGACCAAAATCACAGGTTGTTGGCCATGAAATTGTAGGTAAAGTTGTTAAGGTGGGCGCTAGAGctgatttatataaaatcgGTGATAGAGTTGGTCTAGGTGCTCAGGCCTTTAGTTGTTTGGACTGTCCTCGTTGTAAAAGTGATAATGAACAATATTGTCCTAAAGCCGTGGGTACttattgtaaaaaatatgCTGACGGCTATGTTTCCCAAGGTGGGTATGCTTCTCATGTTAGAGCTCACCAGCACTTTTGCTTTCCAATTCCAGATGGCCTACCAAGTGAATATGTTTCCCCACTACTATGCGGTGGGCTAACTGTTTACTCCCcaattaaaagaaacatTGAACATTTAGAAGAACCTACAGTTgctattattggtattggtGGGTTGGGCCACATGGCCATCATGATCGCCAAAGCTTTAGGTGCCAAAGTTGTTGCCTTTTCTAGAAGTTACAGTAAAAAGGAAGATGCCATTAAAATGGGTGCTGATGAATTTGTTGCCACAGGTGATAATTCTATTGATTGGAGTGCCAAGTATTTTGATGCATTTGATTTAATCTTAAACTGTGCATCTTCTACCACTGGTTTGGAATTGAACAAATTATTGCCTTGTTTGaaagttaataaaaattttatttctgttGGATTGCCACATAAAGGAGAGGTTTTAGACTTGAAAcctatttcttttttcactAATGGTTGTTGTTTAGGTTCTTCTAAATTGGGTAATAGAAGGGAAGCAATTGAATTATTGGAATTGGCCAAGGAGAAGGGGTTTAGACCATGGGTTGAAAGAATCCCTATTTCCGAGCAGGGTATTCACGAAGGACTAACCAGATTGGATAAAGGTGATGTTAGATATAGATTCACTTTGGTTGATTTCCACAAGTTTTTTGGCACAGGAAAATAG
- the PMA1 gene encoding H(+)-exporting P2-type ATPase PMA1 (similar to Saccharomyces cerevisiae YGL008C | PMA1 | Plasma Membrane ATPase) translates to MAVEDAHEKPRESIEDTSSEEEASQVTSAASSDVSSESDDDIDQLIEDLQSHHGLDDDDDDDEEEHAAGASREVPEELLQTDPNYGLDDEEVSKRRKKYGLNQMAEDNESLVVKFIMFFVGPIQFVMEAAAILAAGLEDWVDFGVICGLLMLNAGVGFIQEYQAGSIVDELKKTLANSAFVIRNGELVEIPANEVVPGDILRVEDGTVIPADGRLVTEGCFLQIDQSAITGESLATDKHYGDPTFSSSTVKRGEGFMIVTSTGDNTFVGRAAALVNQASGGRGHFTEVLNGIGTILLVLVIITLLIVWVSSFYRTNMIVMVLRYTLGITIIGVPVGLPAVVTTTMAVGAAYLAKKKAIVQKLSAIESLAGVEILCSDKTGTLTKNKLSLYEPYTVEGVDPDDLMLTACLAASRKKKGLDAIDRAFLKSLINYPRAKAALTKYKVLEFYPFDPVSKKVTAIVESPEGERIICVKGAPLFVLKTVEEDHPLPEDVRENYENKVAELASRGFRALGVARKRGDNHWEIMGVMPCLDPPRDDTAQTVAEARRLGLRVKMLTGDAVGIAKETCRQLGLGTNIYNAERLGLGGGGGDMTGSELGDFVENADGFAEVFPQHKYNVVEILQNRGYLVAMTGDGVNDAPSLKKADTGIAVEGASDAARSAADIVFLAPGLSAIIDALKTSRQIFHRMYSYVVYRIALSLHLEIFLGMWICILNHSLDIDLIVFIAIFADVATLAIAYDNAPYSQKPVKWNLPRLWGMSIILGIILAVGSWITLTTMFVSKGGIIQNFGSIDGVLFLEISLTENWLIFITRAVGPFWSSIPSWQLSGAVLAVDIIATMFTLFGWWSQNWTDMVTVVRIYIWSFGIFCVMGGAYYIMSQSESFDRLMNGKPKHDKGHRSIEDFLAAMNRVSTQHEKQK, encoded by the coding sequence ATGGCTGTTGAAGACGCTCACGAAAAGCCACGTGAATCTATCGAAGATACCTCCTCTGAAGAAGAAGCTTCCCAAGTTACTTCTGCTGCCTCTTCTGATGTATCATCTGAATCCGATGATGATATCGATCAATTGATTGAAGATTTGCAATCACACCACGGTTTggatgacgatgatgacGACGACGAAGAAGAACACGCTGCCGGTGCTTCCAGAGAGGTTCCAGAAGAATTATTGCAAACAGATCCTAACTACGGTTTAGACGACGAGGAAGTTTCTAAGAGAAGAAAGAAGTACGGTTTGAATCAAATGGCTGAAGACAACGAAAGTTTGGTTGTCAAGtttattatgttttttgtCGGTCCAATTCAATTTGTTATGGAAGCTGCCGCTATTTTAGCTGCCGGTTTGGAAGATTGGGTCGATTTTGGTGTTATCTGTGGTTTGTTAATGTTGAATGCCGGTGTTGGTTTCATCCAAGAATACCAAGCTGGTTCTATTGTCgatgaattgaaaaagacTTTGGCTAACTCTGCATTTGTTATCAGAAACGGTGAATTGGTTGAAATTCCAGCCAACGAAGTTGTTCCAGGTGATATTTTGAGAGTTGAAGATGGTACTGTTATTCCAGCTGATGGTCGTTTGGTTACTGAAGGTTGTTTCTTGCAAATTGATCAATCTGCCATTACTGGTGAATCTTTGGCTACTGATAAGCACTACGGTGACCCAACCTTTTCCTCTTCTACTGTTAAGCGTGGTGAAGGTTTCATGATTGTTACATCCACTGGTGACAACACCTTTGTTGGTAGAGCTGCTGCTTTGGTCAACCAAGCCTCTGGTGGTCGAGGTCATTTCACTGAAGTTTTGAACGGTATTGGTACTATTTTGTTGGTTTTGGTTATCATCACTTTGTTGATTGTTTGGGTGTCCTCATTCTACAGAACCAACATGATTGTTATGGTTTTGCGTTACACTTTGggtattaccattattggTGTTCCAGTTGGTTTGCCAGCTGTCGTTACCACCACTATGGCTGTTGGTGCTGCTTACTTGGCTAAGAAGAAGGCTATTGTTCAAAAGTTGTCTGCCATTGAATCTTTGGCTGGTGTTGAAATCTTGTGTTCTGACAAGACCGGTACCTTGACCAAGAACAAGTTGTCTTTGTACGAACCATACACTGTTGAAGGTGTTGACCCAGATGACTTGATGTTGACTGCTTGTTTGGCTGCTTCcagaaagaagaagggTTTGGATGCTATTGATAGGGCCTTTTTGAAGTCCTTGATCAACTATCCAAGAGCCAAGGCTGCTTTGACCAAGTACAAGGTTTTGGAATTTTACCCATTTGACCCTGTTTCCAAGAAGGTTACTGCTATTGTTGAATCGCCAGAAGGTGAAAGAATTATCTGTGTTAAAGGTGCTCCATTGTTTGTCTTGAAGACTGTCGAAGAAGACCACCCATTGCCAGAAGATGTCCGTGAAAACTACGAAAACAAGGTTGCTGAATTGGCTTCCAGAGGTTTCCGTGCCTTGGGTGTTGCCAGAAAGAGAGGTGACAACCACTGGGAAATTATGGGTGTTATGCCATGTTTGGATCCACCTAGAGACGATACTGCTCAAACTGTTGCCGAAGCTAGACGTTTGGGTTTGAGAGTTAAGATGTTAACTGGTGATGCTGTTGGTATTGCTAAGGAAACTTGTCGTCAATTGGGTTTGGGTACTAATATTTACAACGCTGAAAGATTAGGTCTAGGTGGCGGTGGTGGTGACATGACCGGTTCTGAATTGGGtgattttgttgaaaatgCTGATGGTTTTGCTGAAGTTTTCCCACaacataaatataatgtcgttgaaattttacaaaacaGAGGTTACTTGGTTGCTATGACTGGTGATGGTGTTAACGATGCTCCATCTTTGAAGAAGGCTGATACTGGTATTGCTGTCGAAGGTGCTTCTGATGCTGCTAGATCTGCTGCTGATATTGTCTTTTTGGCTCCAGGTTTATCTGCTATTATCGACGCTTTGAAGACCTCCAGACAAATTTTCCACAGAATGTACTCTTATGTTGTTTACCGTATTGCCTTGTCTTTGCATTTGGAAATCTTTTTGGGTATGTGGATCTGTATTTTGAACCACTCCTTGGATATTGATTTGATTGTTTTCATTGCCATTTTCGCTGATGTTGCTACCTTGGCCATTGCCTACGATAACGCTCCATACTCCCAAAAGCCAGTTAAATGGAACTTACCAAGATTATGGGGTATGTCTATTATTTTGGGTATTATTTTGGCTGTCGGTTCTTGGATTACTTTGACTACCATGTTTGTCTCCAAGGGTGGTATTATCCAGAATTTCGGTTCTATTGATggtgttttgtttttggaaATTTCCTTGACTGAAAACTGGTTGATTTTCATTACCAGAGCTGTTGGTCCATTCTGGTCCTCTATTCCATCTTGGCAATTATCTGGTGCTGTTTTGGCCGTTGATATCATTGCTACTATGTTTACCTTATTTGGCTGGTGGAGTCAAAACTGGACCGATATGGTTACTGTTGTCAGAATCTATATCTGGTCTTTTGGTATTTTCTGTGTTATGGGTGGTGCTTACTACATTATGTCTCAATCCGAATCCTTTGACAGATTGATGAACGGTAAGCCTAAGCATGACAAGGGCCACAGATCTATTGAAGATTTCTTGGCTGCTATGAACAGAGTTTCCACTCAAcatgaaaaacaaaaataa